Proteins encoded together in one Amphiprion ocellaris isolate individual 3 ecotype Okinawa chromosome 14, ASM2253959v1, whole genome shotgun sequence window:
- the LOC111574498 gene encoding glutaredoxin domain-containing cysteine-rich protein 2: MEELQRKLNQRYEGTKPRKVRFKLASSYSGRVLKHVYEDGQELDSPEEKYPHSFVHRKIPPNHLEMEQLCGFEDTHADQQGVYPPTGLIAQRINVYRGMGSYKPAASQTDEAEGDDKSSVLDFGKIIIYTSNLRIIRAPAKKPDSLRHHTVPPVDLEGYPKARDRGSRRRAKSLSAQEGEEMGERQISDTDTKEADSCQHCGGSGCAPCSLCHGSKLSMLANRFNESISDLRCQACYPHGLEKCQSCSSK, from the exons ATGGAAGAACTCCAGAGAAAACTGAACCAACGCTATGAAGGCACCAAGCCCAGAAAG GTGAGGTTCAAGCTGGCGTCCTCCTACAGCGGTCGGGTGCTGAAGCACGTGTACGAGGACGGTCAGGAGCTGGACAGTCCAGAGGAGAAATACCCCCACAGCTTCGTCCACCGCAAAATCCCTCCAAACCACCTTGAGATGGAGCAGCTCTGTGGGTTTGAGGATACTCATGCAGACCAACAGG gTGTCTATCCTCCAACAGGGCTCATTGCCCAGAGAATAAATGTGTACAGAGGAATGGGAAGCTACAAGCCTGCTGCTAGCCAGACTGACGAAGCAGAGGGAGACGACAAG TCCTCTGTGTTAGACTTTGGCAAGATAATCATCTACACCAGCAATCTGCGCATCATCAGAGCACCAGCGAAGAAGCCTGACTCGCTGCGGCACCACACAGTGCCTCCTGTGGACTTGGAGGGATACCCAAAGGCCAGGGACAGGGGGAGCCGGAGGAGGGCTAAATCTCTTTCTGCacaggagggggaggagatgGGGGAGAGACAGATCAGCGACACAGATACCAAG GAGGCCGACAGCTGCCAGCATTGTGGCGGTTCGGGCTGCGCTCCCTGCTCTCTGTGTCACGGTAGCAAGCTGTCCATGCTGGCAAACCGCTTCAATGAGTCCATCAGTGATCTGCGTTGCCAAGCCTGCTACCCCCATGGTCTGGAGAAGTGCCAGTCCTGCTCCAGTAAATAG